The Primulina eburnea isolate SZY01 chromosome 8, ASM2296580v1, whole genome shotgun sequence genome contains a region encoding:
- the LOC140838085 gene encoding F-box protein At3g07870-like: protein MADADDATEPKTAGSINPYIFHCCKSCARKRRTKYLPQEVLFEFLSYLSAQVLYDVMRHVCKEWNLIIRSRVFINHHLRNSTTGILIQDCWPLADNVVYVEMRRGCVEISKLDYRFKKLVWASCNGLVLSYDPRDRQILYVVNPLTKQWAVLPPYLHEIIFFPSFGLAFCEASMEYKVVYACGEEFLNPRTRIHVLTVGVDKVWRCIDIKPFDGIAYRSPFVTGGYVHFIGKTVVLTWNVETEAVCRFSLPQLIASTKRGKLYGNGK, encoded by the exons ATGGCCGATGCAGATGACGCCACCGAACCAAAAACTGCG GGATCCATCAACCCTTACATTTTCCATTGCTGCAAGAGTTGTGCGAGGAAGAGACGAACCAAATATCTTCCTCAAGAAGTGCTTTTCGAATTTCTTTCGTATCTTTCGGCTCAGGTCTTATATGATGTGATGAGGCATGTTTGCAAAGAATGGAACCTTATCATCCGTTCCCGAGTTTTCATCAACCACCATCTCCGGAATTCAACTACTGGAATTCTAATCCAGGATTGTTGGCCTCTGGCTGACAATGTGGTTTATGTGGAAATGCGAAGGGGTTGTGTGGAGATATCTAAGCTTGACTATCGTTTTAAAAAGCTAGTGTGGGCTAGCTGCAATGGTTTAGTATTGTCCTATGATCCCAGAGACCGTCAAATTCTTTATGTTGTTAATCCCTTAACAAAGCAGTGGGCCGTTCTTCCTCCATATTTGCATGAAATAATATTCTTTCCGTCTTTTGGCTTAGCATTTTGTGAAGCTTCCATGGAGTATAAAGTGGTATATGCGTGCGGCGAAGAATTTTTGAATCCGAGGACGCGTATTCATGTGCTAACTGTTGGAGTTGATAAAGTTTGGAGATGCATCGACATAAAACCCTTCGACGGAATTGCCTATCGTAGTCCGTTCGTTACTGGAGGCTATGTGCACTTCATAGGGAAAACTGTTGTTTTGACTTGGAATGTTGAGACTGAAGCCGTTTGCCGTTTCTCTCTTCCTCAGTTAATAGCGTCTACCAAACGTGGAAAGTTATATGGCAATGGGAAGTAA